The Bacteroidota bacterium DNA window TATAGAGGATGCTTGTGCCATAGCCTGTCACTCCAGTCCTCGCGTTCCAAAAATAACCGCAGGTGGCACCGGCTTTTCCCATGTAATGCCACGTGAATGGCTGTGCAAGGGTGGCGTTCGTGAGAGCCGCAACCGACACGATGACGAGCGCGCTAATTCGGAACGATCGGATCAGGAATCTTGGGGAGAACATTTTGAAGTCTCTATTCTTCCTGCTCTAACGGCAAGGACAGGCAATGTATTCTCCGGGATTCCTTCTTTCCCCTTCCCACTCCTTTCCAACAACTTACACACAACTTCCGAAAAGCGGTGGATAACTCGGGCAATTGTTCTTAAAAAATGTGGGAAGAATTGGGGCGTTTCGGCGAACAATTCACGCGGTATTTTAGTAAGTTTGATGCACGGAATTCGTCGCATGAGCGATCATGCGAATCGCAGTGCTGAGTGCTAAGTGCTGAGTGCTAAGTATCACGCAACCACGGTTGTATTGACGGCACACCACAGAGTTTAGCCCCGAGCCCTAAGTGAGATCATCGATGGTCTCATTAGATCACCGAATCCTGTCGCGGACTCGGATGCTTCACGAGTTACCGCGAAAAACGGTGCGACCATGGTTGCGCCGTCTGACCCCTAACAGCCCCTGGTAGATGTAACCACCCCATGCGGATGGTCACTCATCCGCGCCCCCGGCTTTTCAAGAGTCGGGGCGGGAGACTTACCCCCTCTTTTGAGGGCGGAGGTTTGGGATTTTGGGTTAACCACCCCCTTGCATCGTGGACGATGCGCCCCGCCTTGAAAAGGCGGGGGTTCTATGGAAGTTAAAAAAGCTTAATAGAGGCAGATGAGATCATCGATGATCTCATCAAAAGCCTCGCCCTCGCTCTACATTTTGTGTGGAGCAGAGATCAAAAACTGATAAATTAGCGTTACAACAGCTATGCAGATCGCACGTCGCTTTACCAAGGCGGGCCCGGGGACCATGGGTGCGTCCCCCAGCCCGGCCGACCTCTTTTCGTACACGAAACGCGCCTCCGTGCTCCGGAATCCGGATGGCAAGCCCATCTTCGAGATGCAGGACATCGAGGTCCCCAAGCATTGGTCGCAGGTCGCGACCGATATCCTCGCACAAAAATATTTCCGCCGTGCCGGCGTGCCGCAGGTCGATACCTTCGGCGTGCCGCTGCGAGATAAAAAGGGTGAGGTCGTGCTCGGTCCCGAGCGCTCGATCAAGCAGGTCGCGCACCGCCTGGCCGGTTGCTGGCGTGCATGGGGCGAAGACCACGGGTATTTCGATTCCAAAGAAGACGCACAAGCCTTCTATGACGAGATCAGCTACATGATCTTGCGTCAGATGGCCGCGCCGAACTCCCCGCAGTGGTTTAACACGGGCATTGCGTGGGCCTACGGCATCAAGGGCACGCCGCAGGGACACTGGTATGTCGATCCGAAGACTGGCGAGATGACCCGCTCGACCGATGCCTACACTCACCCGCAGCCGCACGCCTGCTTTATTCAGTCCATCAAGGACGACATGCTGAATGAAGGCGGGATTTTCGATCTCGTCACGCGCGAGGCGCGCATCTTTAAGTATGGCTCTGGCACGGGCACCAACTTCAGCGCGCTCCGCGCCGAAGGCGAGCGCGTTTCAGGTGGCGGTGCCGCTTCAGGCGTCATGAGCTTCCTCAAAATCAACGACCGCGCTGCCGGTGCGGTGAAATCCGGTGGCACGACGCGCCGCGCCGCGAAGATGGTCATCCTGGACATCGACCATCCGGATATCGAGCAGTTCATCGAGTGGAAGGCCCTCGAAGAGCAGAAGGTCGCCGCGATGGTCGCCGGCTCGAAAGTTTGCGATGTGTTCCTGAACACGATCATGAAGATCGCGGCCGATGGCGGCACCGATCGCAAGGAGAACCACGATCTCGACATCGCGATCAAGCGCGCACTTGCGCGTGGCGTGCCGATGAATTACATTCTGCGCTGCCTGCAGATGGTCACGATGGGTTACGACCACATCGACTTCAAGACATTCGACACGCACTACGAAGGCGAAGCATATCAGACCGTCTCGGGACAAAACTCGAACAACTCCGTCCGCGTGACGAACGACTTCATGCACGCCGTGCTGACCGATGGCGAGTGGGACCTGAAATTCCGAACGAGTGGCAAGACCGCCAAGAAGGTCAAGGCGAAGACGCTATGGGATAAGATCACGCTTTCGGCATGGGCCTCCGCCGATCCGGGTTTGCAGTACGATACGACGATCAACGAGTGGCACACCTGCCCCACCGATGGCCGCATCAACGCGAGCAATCCGTGCTCCGAGTACATGTTCCTGGACGACACGGCATGCAATCTTGCCTCGCTCAATCTCGCATATTTCTATGATGACGAGACCGGCGCGTTCAAGCTCGATGATTACAAGCACGCCGTTCGCCTGTGGACGATCGTGCTCGAAATCTCGGTGCTCATGGCGCAATTCCCATCGCGCGCGATCGCACAAGGCTCGTACGATTACCGCACGCTTGGCCTGGGCTATGCGAATCTCGGCACGATCCTGATGACGGCCGGCATCGCGTATGACTCTCCCGAGGCGCTGGCCATTGCGGGCGCGCTCTCGGCGATCATGACGGGTGAGTCCTATGCCGCATCGGCCGAGATGGCGAAGGACCTCGGCCCATTCCCGCGTTACGAGCCAAACCGGGATTCGATGCTGCGCGTCATCCGCAATCACAAGCTCGCAGCGTACAATGCCGCGCCGGACCGCTACGAACAACTCACGATCAAGCCGATGGGCATCGATCCCGAGTTCTGCCCGGAAGATTTACTCCAAGCCGCCCGCGATGCGTGGGACCGCGCGTATGCCACTGGCGAGAAGCACGGCTACCGCAATGCACAGGTGACCGTCATCGCGCCGACGGGCACGATCGGTCTCGTCATGGATTGCGACACGACCGGCATCGAGCCGGACTTCGCGATCGTCAAGTTCAAGAAGCTGGCTGGCGGCGGATACTTCAAGATCGTCAACCAGTCCGTGCATAAGGCACTGACGAAGCTTGGCTACAGCGAGAAGCAGATCGAGGAGATCGAGAAATACTCGAAGGGCCACGGCACGCTCGTCGGTTGCCCGACGATCAACCGGCACACGCTGAAGGCAAAAGGATTTACCGACGAGAAGATCGACGAGATCGAGAAGCAGTGCGATAACGTCTTCGATCTCAAGTTCGCCTTCAACAAGTGGTCGCTCGGCGAGGAGTTCTGCGCGAAGCTGGGCTTCACGCCGTCGCAGCTTGTCGATCCAAATTTC harbors:
- a CDS encoding vitamin B12-dependent ribonucleotide reductase, whose product is MQIARRFTKAGPGTMGASPSPADLFSYTKRASVLRNPDGKPIFEMQDIEVPKHWSQVATDILAQKYFRRAGVPQVDTFGVPLRDKKGEVVLGPERSIKQVAHRLAGCWRAWGEDHGYFDSKEDAQAFYDEISYMILRQMAAPNSPQWFNTGIAWAYGIKGTPQGHWYVDPKTGEMTRSTDAYTHPQPHACFIQSIKDDMLNEGGIFDLVTREARIFKYGSGTGTNFSALRAEGERVSGGGAASGVMSFLKINDRAAGAVKSGGTTRRAAKMVILDIDHPDIEQFIEWKALEEQKVAAMVAGSKVCDVFLNTIMKIAADGGTDRKENHDLDIAIKRALARGVPMNYILRCLQMVTMGYDHIDFKTFDTHYEGEAYQTVSGQNSNNSVRVTNDFMHAVLTDGEWDLKFRTSGKTAKKVKAKTLWDKITLSAWASADPGLQYDTTINEWHTCPTDGRINASNPCSEYMFLDDTACNLASLNLAYFYDDETGAFKLDDYKHAVRLWTIVLEISVLMAQFPSRAIAQGSYDYRTLGLGYANLGTILMTAGIAYDSPEALAIAGALSAIMTGESYAASAEMAKDLGPFPRYEPNRDSMLRVIRNHKLAAYNAAPDRYEQLTIKPMGIDPEFCPEDLLQAARDAWDRAYATGEKHGYRNAQVTVIAPTGTIGLVMDCDTTGIEPDFAIVKFKKLAGGGYFKIVNQSVHKALTKLGYSEKQIEEIEKYSKGHGTLVGCPTINRHTLKAKGFTDEKIDEIEKQCDNVFDLKFAFNKWSLGEEFCAKLGFTPSQLVDPNFNMLVSLGFTREEIQKANDYVCGTMTLEGAPALKDEHLPIFDCANKCGRYGTRYIPYEAHIRMMAAAQPFISGAISKTINMPNEATVAEVSKAYFDSWKLMLKANALYRDGSKLSQPLNSSNEDGDLAEEVLFDDVEDPANETIDAAKIHQLLELQNQELASEGVGDGWTVPPELRRHRLPTKRKGWLREAVVGGHKVYLRTGEYEDGSLGEIFIDMYKEGASFKGLMNCFSVLASKALQYGVPLEELVDTFTFTRFEPAGNVQGHEAIKNATSILDYVFRALGYEYLGREDFVHVKAVDEPKHVPPTETPAATHAADRAEQTDAVAGRTVSEDENIAKLRSELVDEPVMAEVKHPNTPRAALSTLRSEARSKGYTGEQCSACGSMRVKRNGACTVCDDCGTTSGCS